ACCTGTACTCAAAAAATATATGCAAAATCTCAAAGATGAACTGCATACTCCAGATTTTTATATGCTTCGTCCAAAACTCATCATCGCTTATAGCCACAAAAACTCCACACTTACACTGATTACATCAACAAAAGAGATAGAAGAACAGATTTTCCCTCCTATAGAAAGTGCCATAAAAGATAGCTACCAATATACACCTCTAAAAAAAGCAAAGCTTTTAGGAGAAGCCACATTTGCTCATAGCAAAGAGAAATTTTTTGCTATGGTTGAAAAGAGCAAACAGATGATTCGCAGTGGCGATGTTTTTCAGATAGTTATCTCCAATCGTCTCAAGCAAAAAGCGGTTGTGGATCGCTTCAGCTTTTATCGCAAACTCAGATCCCTCAACCCTTCTCCATATCTCTTTTTATTGGAATTTGAAGATTTTGCGATTGCAGGAAGTAGTCCAGAGGTTATGGTACGCCTTACAGATAGAGAAATCCTCTTGCGTCCAATTGCTGGTACTCGCAAACGCGGTAATACAGCTAAGAGGGACAAAGAGCTTGAAATCGAGATGCTTAACGACCCAAAAGAAGTGGCCGAGCATGTCATGCTCATAGACCTTGGGCGCAATGATGTAGGAAGAGTAGCAAAAGCTGGAACTGTCAAGGTGCCAGAAATAATGCGCATAGAGCGCTATAGCCATGTAATGCACATGGTAAGTGATGTAGTAGGTATTTTGGATGAGAAGTATGACATGTTTGATCTTTTTATGGCTACTTTTACTGCTGGTACAATGACAGGAGCACCAAAAATTAGAGCGATGGAGCTTATCGCGGAGTTTGAGGGACTCAAAAGAGGATATTACAGCGGGAGCATCGGCTATTTTGGCTTCAATGGAGATATGGATAGCGCCATTACTATACGCACCGCACTCTTGAAGGAAAATGAAGTCATTTTCCAAGCAGGTGCTGGAATAGTAGCAGACAGTAAACCTGAGCTTGAGTATCTCGAAGTTAATAATAAACTTGGTGCGCTCAAAAAAGCTTTAGAGGAACTAGCACAATGAAACTCTATGCAATATTTGGCAACCCTGTAGCACACTCCATCTCTCCAACAATACACAACTATGCCTTTATGCATCTTAGATTTCCTGGTTGCTACACCAAAATCTTAGTACAAGATGGAAGTAAGCTCAAAGAAAAGTTTTTAGAGCTGCAACTCCAAGGTGTCAACATCACTGTTCCTCATAAAGAGTGGGCTTATAAACTTGCTGATGAAGTTTTTGGCATTGCAAAAGAGGTAGAAGCTGTTAATACCTGGTATAACAAAGATGGAAAAATTCATGCTTACAATACAGATGCACCTGGATTTTATGAAAGCATAAAGGAGTATGAGTTTTCTAATATCCTCATCTTAGGAGCTGGAGGTACCGCAAAAGCGATAGCCCTCTATCTCAAG
The Nitratiruptor tergarcus DSM 16512 genome window above contains:
- a CDS encoding anthranilate synthase component I family protein; this encodes MIFYRQFMLDEFTPIALYEKAKDFFKNEKSYLFESVVNTSDGNFSYIICGEKEAIWSENGKSFYKNSEGDIKEVESNPLLFMKRYYKNINFAQYKKISKELGVGFIDGFIGYIGYDMVQEFEPVLKKYMQNLKDELHTPDFYMLRPKLIIAYSHKNSTLTLITSTKEIEEQIFPPIESAIKDSYQYTPLKKAKLLGEATFAHSKEKFFAMVEKSKQMIRSGDVFQIVISNRLKQKAVVDRFSFYRKLRSLNPSPYLFLLEFEDFAIAGSSPEVMVRLTDREILLRPIAGTRKRGNTAKRDKELEIEMLNDPKEVAEHVMLIDLGRNDVGRVAKAGTVKVPEIMRIERYSHVMHMVSDVVGILDEKYDMFDLFMATFTAGTMTGAPKIRAMELIAEFEGLKRGYYSGSIGYFGFNGDMDSAITIRTALLKENEVIFQAGAGIVADSKPELEYLEVNNKLGALKKALEELAQ
- a CDS encoding shikimate dehydrogenase; the protein is MKLYAIFGNPVAHSISPTIHNYAFMHLRFPGCYTKILVQDGSKLKEKFLELQLQGVNITVPHKEWAYKLADEVFGIAKEVEAVNTWYNKDGKIHAYNTDAPGFYESIKEYEFSNILILGAGGTAKAIALYLKEQGYDPQILNRSEKRLAFFKERGFSCYTWDEFSVQKYDLIINTTSAGLKDNSLPAPQDILLPLMKQAKYAVDVIYNKLTPFLALAKDLGLTYKDGTDMLLYQGVLAFEIFTDFAYEKEYIIKLMKKSLQL